One Gigantopelta aegis isolate Gae_Host chromosome 1, Gae_host_genome, whole genome shotgun sequence genomic region harbors:
- the LOC121368806 gene encoding toll-like receptor 2, translated as MVRNLEEERNLRLYLRDREILPGDEMVDGIMQGIMESWKTVFVLTKNVDEDQWMTFAVKAGVYNITDLRTDRVLVLVHSEYDQQIPDPILRVIDEDCIFRYSPQTTDRDPVWNDLHNAIIGHEY; from the coding sequence ATGGTAAGAAATCTGGAAGAAGAACGGAATTTGAGACTTTATTTACGCGATCGAGAGATTCTTCCAGGTGACGAGATGGTTGACGGGATCATGCAGGGGATAATGGAAAGCTGGAAAACTGTGTTTGTGTTAACAAAGAACGTTGATGAAGACCAGTGGATGACATTTGCAGTGAAAGCTGGCGTCTATAATATAACCGATCTAAGAACTGACCGTGTACTGGTGCTGGTGCACAGTGAGTATGATCAACAGATTCCTGATCCCATTTTACGCGTTATTGATGAAGACTGCATATTCAGGTATTCACCACAAACTACTGACCGTGATCCGGTCTGGAATGACTTGCACAATGCAATTATCGGCCATGAATACTAA